A window of the Polypterus senegalus isolate Bchr_013 chromosome 4, ASM1683550v1, whole genome shotgun sequence genome harbors these coding sequences:
- the hnrnpk gene encoding heterogeneous nuclear ribonucleoprotein K isoform X5, with amino-acid sequence MEEGQAFKRSRNTDEMVELRVLLQSKNAGAVIGKGGKNIKALRTDYNASVSVPDSSGPERILSISADIDTIGAILLKIIPTLEEYQHFKGIDFDCELRLLIHQSLAGGIIGVRGAKIKELRENTQTTIKLFQECCPHSTDRVVLVGGKPERVVECIKIILDLISESPIKGRAQPYDPNFYDETYDYGGFTMMYDDRGRRPMGFPMRGRGGFDRMPPGRAGRPMPPSRRDYDDMSPRRGPPPPPPGRGGRGGSRARNLPLPPPPPPRGGGDRFCYETYGANSDDEVDERRGRPGDRYDGMGGSGYDNNSSWEPFQSDPFTGGRGSYGDLGGPVITTQVTIPKDLAGSIIGKGGQRIKQIRHESGASIKIDEPLEGSEDRIITITGTQDQIQNAQYLLQNSVKQYSGRFF; translated from the exons atggaagaagggcAAGCATTTAAGAGATCCCGAAATACAGATGAAATGGTGGAATTGCGTGTATTGCTGCAGAGCAAA AATGCTGGAGCTGTAATCGGTAAAGGTGGCAAAAATATTAAGGCACTTCGCACAGAT TACAATGCCAGTGTATCAGTCCCAGACAGCAGTGGCCCCGAGCG TATTCTGAGTATCAGTGCAGACATTGACACGATTGGAGCGATTTTGTTAAAGATAATCCCTACTCTAGAAGAG TACCAGCATTTCAAAGGCATTGATTTTGACTGTGAGCTGAGGTTGCTTATTCATCAGAGCCTGGCAGGCGGCATAATTGGGGTGAGAGGAGCGAAAATAAAGGAACTTCGAGAG AATACACAAACCACTATCAAGCTCTTCCAGGAATGCTGCCCTCATTCCACTGACCGTGTTGTTCTTGTTGGTGGAAAGCCAGAACGGGTAGTGGAGTGTATCAAGATCATACTGGACCTTATATCGGAG TCTCCTATAAAAGGACGTGCTCAGCCATATGATCCAAATTTCTATGATGAAACCTATGATTATGGTGGATTCACAATGATGTATGATGATCGTGGAAGGCGCCCTATGGGGTTCCCCATGCGTGGTAGAGGGGGCTTTGACCGTATGCCGCCAGGCAGAGCAGGGCGTCCAATGCCACCTTCTCGAAGAGATTATGATGATATGAGCCCTCGCAGAGGACCACCTCCTCCTCCACCTGGACGAGGAGGTCGTGGAGGAAGTAGAGCTCGCAACCTTCCCCTGCCTCCACCACCACCTCCTAGAGGagg AGGTGACCGGTTTTGCTACGAGACCTATGGTGCCAATTCGGACGACGAAGTTGA TGAAAGAAGAGGCAGGCCTGGAGATCGCTATGATGGCATG GGTGGATCTGGATATG ATAATAATTCATCCTGGGAGCCATTTCAGTCAG ATCCATTTACAGGTGGCCGTGGTTCATATGGTGATTTAGGAGGTCCAGTCATTACCACTCAAGTTACAATTCCCAAAGAT ctggCTGGATCAATAATTGGGAAAGGAGGTCAAAGAATTAAGCAAATTCGACACGAGTCAGGTGCATCAATCAAAATTGACGAACCTTTGGAAGGTTCAGAAGATCGCATTATTACCATCACAGGAACACAAGACCAGATCCAAAATGCACAGTATCTGTTGCAAAACAG TGTGAAGCAGTACTCTGGTCGATTCTTCTAA
- the hnrnpk gene encoding heterogeneous nuclear ribonucleoprotein K isoform X3 — protein sequence METEIEQQEEETSFSNTETNGKRPAEDMEEGQAFKRSRNTDEMVELRVLLQSKNAGAVIGKGGKNIKALRTDYNASVSVPDSSGPERILSISADIDTIGAILLKIIPTLEEYQHFKGIDFDCELRLLIHQSLAGGIIGVRGAKIKELRENTQTTIKLFQECCPHSTDRVVLVGGKPERVVECIKIILDLISESPIKGRAQPYDPNFYDETYDYGGFTMMYDDRGRRPMGFPMRGRGGFDRMPPGRAGRPMPPSRRDYDDMSPRRGPPPPPPGRGGRGGSRARNLPLPPPPPPRGGERRGRPGDRYDGMGGSGYDNNSSWEPFQSDPFTGGRGSYGDLGGPVITTQVTIPKDLAGSIIGKGGQRIKQIRHESGASIKIDEPLEGSEDRIITITGTQDQIQNAQYLLQNSVKQYSGRFF from the exons ATGGAGACAGAAATTGAACAACAGGAAGAGGAGACCAGCTTTAGCAACACCGAGACAAACG GCAAGCGTCCCgcagaagatatggaagaagggcAAGCATTTAAGAGATCCCGAAATACAGATGAAATGGTGGAATTGCGTGTATTGCTGCAGAGCAAA AATGCTGGAGCTGTAATCGGTAAAGGTGGCAAAAATATTAAGGCACTTCGCACAGAT TACAATGCCAGTGTATCAGTCCCAGACAGCAGTGGCCCCGAGCG TATTCTGAGTATCAGTGCAGACATTGACACGATTGGAGCGATTTTGTTAAAGATAATCCCTACTCTAGAAGAG TACCAGCATTTCAAAGGCATTGATTTTGACTGTGAGCTGAGGTTGCTTATTCATCAGAGCCTGGCAGGCGGCATAATTGGGGTGAGAGGAGCGAAAATAAAGGAACTTCGAGAG AATACACAAACCACTATCAAGCTCTTCCAGGAATGCTGCCCTCATTCCACTGACCGTGTTGTTCTTGTTGGTGGAAAGCCAGAACGGGTAGTGGAGTGTATCAAGATCATACTGGACCTTATATCGGAG TCTCCTATAAAAGGACGTGCTCAGCCATATGATCCAAATTTCTATGATGAAACCTATGATTATGGTGGATTCACAATGATGTATGATGATCGTGGAAGGCGCCCTATGGGGTTCCCCATGCGTGGTAGAGGGGGCTTTGACCGTATGCCGCCAGGCAGAGCAGGGCGTCCAATGCCACCTTCTCGAAGAGATTATGATGATATGAGCCCTCGCAGAGGACCACCTCCTCCTCCACCTGGACGAGGAGGTCGTGGAGGAAGTAGAGCTCGCAACCTTCCCCTGCCTCCACCACCACCTCCTAGAGGagg TGAAAGAAGAGGCAGGCCTGGAGATCGCTATGATGGCATG GGTGGATCTGGATATG ATAATAATTCATCCTGGGAGCCATTTCAGTCAG ATCCATTTACAGGTGGCCGTGGTTCATATGGTGATTTAGGAGGTCCAGTCATTACCACTCAAGTTACAATTCCCAAAGAT ctggCTGGATCAATAATTGGGAAAGGAGGTCAAAGAATTAAGCAAATTCGACACGAGTCAGGTGCATCAATCAAAATTGACGAACCTTTGGAAGGTTCAGAAGATCGCATTATTACCATCACAGGAACACAAGACCAGATCCAAAATGCACAGTATCTGTTGCAAAACAG TGTGAAGCAGTACTCTGGTCGATTCTTCTAA
- the hnrnpk gene encoding heterogeneous nuclear ribonucleoprotein K isoform X2, whose amino-acid sequence METEIEQQEEETSFSNTETNGKRPAEDMEEGQAFKRSRNTDEMVELRVLLQSKNAGAVIGKGGKNIKALRTDYNASVSVPDSSGPERILSISADIDTIGAILLKIIPTLEEYQHFKGIDFDCELRLLIHQSLAGGIIGVRGAKIKELRENTQTTIKLFQECCPHSTDRVVLVGGKPERVVECIKIILDLISESPIKGRAQPYDPNFYDETYDYGGFTMMYDDRGRRPMGFPMRGRGGFDRMPPGRAGRPMPPSRRDYDDMSPRRGPPPPPPGRGGRGGSRARNLPLPPPPPPRGGGDRFCYETYGANSDDEVDERRGRPGDRYDGMGGSGYDNNSSWEPFQSGGRGSYGDLGGPVITTQVTIPKDLAGSIIGKGGQRIKQIRHESGASIKIDEPLEGSEDRIITITGTQDQIQNAQYLLQNSVKQYSGRFF is encoded by the exons ATGGAGACAGAAATTGAACAACAGGAAGAGGAGACCAGCTTTAGCAACACCGAGACAAACG GCAAGCGTCCCgcagaagatatggaagaagggcAAGCATTTAAGAGATCCCGAAATACAGATGAAATGGTGGAATTGCGTGTATTGCTGCAGAGCAAA AATGCTGGAGCTGTAATCGGTAAAGGTGGCAAAAATATTAAGGCACTTCGCACAGAT TACAATGCCAGTGTATCAGTCCCAGACAGCAGTGGCCCCGAGCG TATTCTGAGTATCAGTGCAGACATTGACACGATTGGAGCGATTTTGTTAAAGATAATCCCTACTCTAGAAGAG TACCAGCATTTCAAAGGCATTGATTTTGACTGTGAGCTGAGGTTGCTTATTCATCAGAGCCTGGCAGGCGGCATAATTGGGGTGAGAGGAGCGAAAATAAAGGAACTTCGAGAG AATACACAAACCACTATCAAGCTCTTCCAGGAATGCTGCCCTCATTCCACTGACCGTGTTGTTCTTGTTGGTGGAAAGCCAGAACGGGTAGTGGAGTGTATCAAGATCATACTGGACCTTATATCGGAG TCTCCTATAAAAGGACGTGCTCAGCCATATGATCCAAATTTCTATGATGAAACCTATGATTATGGTGGATTCACAATGATGTATGATGATCGTGGAAGGCGCCCTATGGGGTTCCCCATGCGTGGTAGAGGGGGCTTTGACCGTATGCCGCCAGGCAGAGCAGGGCGTCCAATGCCACCTTCTCGAAGAGATTATGATGATATGAGCCCTCGCAGAGGACCACCTCCTCCTCCACCTGGACGAGGAGGTCGTGGAGGAAGTAGAGCTCGCAACCTTCCCCTGCCTCCACCACCACCTCCTAGAGGagg AGGTGACCGGTTTTGCTACGAGACCTATGGTGCCAATTCGGACGACGAAGTTGA TGAAAGAAGAGGCAGGCCTGGAGATCGCTATGATGGCATG GGTGGATCTGGATATG ATAATAATTCATCCTGGGAGCCATTTCAGTCAG GTGGCCGTGGTTCATATGGTGATTTAGGAGGTCCAGTCATTACCACTCAAGTTACAATTCCCAAAGAT ctggCTGGATCAATAATTGGGAAAGGAGGTCAAAGAATTAAGCAAATTCGACACGAGTCAGGTGCATCAATCAAAATTGACGAACCTTTGGAAGGTTCAGAAGATCGCATTATTACCATCACAGGAACACAAGACCAGATCCAAAATGCACAGTATCTGTTGCAAAACAG TGTGAAGCAGTACTCTGGTCGATTCTTCTAA
- the hnrnpk gene encoding heterogeneous nuclear ribonucleoprotein K isoform X4, which yields METEIEQQEEETSFSNTETNGKRPAEDMEEGQAFKRSRNTDEMVELRVLLQSKNAGAVIGKGGKNIKALRTDYNASVSVPDSSGPERILSISADIDTIGAILLKIIPTLEEYQHFKGIDFDCELRLLIHQSLAGGIIGVRGAKIKELRENTQTTIKLFQECCPHSTDRVVLVGGKPERVVECIKIILDLISESPIKGRAQPYDPNFYDETYDYGGFTMMYDDRGRRPMGFPMRGRGGFDRMPPGRAGRPMPPSRRDYDDMSPRRGPPPPPPGRGGRGGSRARNLPLPPPPPPRGGERRGRPGDRYDGMGGSGYDNNSSWEPFQSGGRGSYGDLGGPVITTQVTIPKDLAGSIIGKGGQRIKQIRHESGASIKIDEPLEGSEDRIITITGTQDQIQNAQYLLQNSVKQYSGRFF from the exons ATGGAGACAGAAATTGAACAACAGGAAGAGGAGACCAGCTTTAGCAACACCGAGACAAACG GCAAGCGTCCCgcagaagatatggaagaagggcAAGCATTTAAGAGATCCCGAAATACAGATGAAATGGTGGAATTGCGTGTATTGCTGCAGAGCAAA AATGCTGGAGCTGTAATCGGTAAAGGTGGCAAAAATATTAAGGCACTTCGCACAGAT TACAATGCCAGTGTATCAGTCCCAGACAGCAGTGGCCCCGAGCG TATTCTGAGTATCAGTGCAGACATTGACACGATTGGAGCGATTTTGTTAAAGATAATCCCTACTCTAGAAGAG TACCAGCATTTCAAAGGCATTGATTTTGACTGTGAGCTGAGGTTGCTTATTCATCAGAGCCTGGCAGGCGGCATAATTGGGGTGAGAGGAGCGAAAATAAAGGAACTTCGAGAG AATACACAAACCACTATCAAGCTCTTCCAGGAATGCTGCCCTCATTCCACTGACCGTGTTGTTCTTGTTGGTGGAAAGCCAGAACGGGTAGTGGAGTGTATCAAGATCATACTGGACCTTATATCGGAG TCTCCTATAAAAGGACGTGCTCAGCCATATGATCCAAATTTCTATGATGAAACCTATGATTATGGTGGATTCACAATGATGTATGATGATCGTGGAAGGCGCCCTATGGGGTTCCCCATGCGTGGTAGAGGGGGCTTTGACCGTATGCCGCCAGGCAGAGCAGGGCGTCCAATGCCACCTTCTCGAAGAGATTATGATGATATGAGCCCTCGCAGAGGACCACCTCCTCCTCCACCTGGACGAGGAGGTCGTGGAGGAAGTAGAGCTCGCAACCTTCCCCTGCCTCCACCACCACCTCCTAGAGGagg TGAAAGAAGAGGCAGGCCTGGAGATCGCTATGATGGCATG GGTGGATCTGGATATG ATAATAATTCATCCTGGGAGCCATTTCAGTCAG GTGGCCGTGGTTCATATGGTGATTTAGGAGGTCCAGTCATTACCACTCAAGTTACAATTCCCAAAGAT ctggCTGGATCAATAATTGGGAAAGGAGGTCAAAGAATTAAGCAAATTCGACACGAGTCAGGTGCATCAATCAAAATTGACGAACCTTTGGAAGGTTCAGAAGATCGCATTATTACCATCACAGGAACACAAGACCAGATCCAAAATGCACAGTATCTGTTGCAAAACAG TGTGAAGCAGTACTCTGGTCGATTCTTCTAA
- the hnrnpk gene encoding heterogeneous nuclear ribonucleoprotein K isoform X1 has translation METEIEQQEEETSFSNTETNGKRPAEDMEEGQAFKRSRNTDEMVELRVLLQSKNAGAVIGKGGKNIKALRTDYNASVSVPDSSGPERILSISADIDTIGAILLKIIPTLEEYQHFKGIDFDCELRLLIHQSLAGGIIGVRGAKIKELRENTQTTIKLFQECCPHSTDRVVLVGGKPERVVECIKIILDLISESPIKGRAQPYDPNFYDETYDYGGFTMMYDDRGRRPMGFPMRGRGGFDRMPPGRAGRPMPPSRRDYDDMSPRRGPPPPPPGRGGRGGSRARNLPLPPPPPPRGGGDRFCYETYGANSDDEVDERRGRPGDRYDGMGGSGYDNNSSWEPFQSDPFTGGRGSYGDLGGPVITTQVTIPKDLAGSIIGKGGQRIKQIRHESGASIKIDEPLEGSEDRIITITGTQDQIQNAQYLLQNSVKQYSGRFF, from the exons ATGGAGACAGAAATTGAACAACAGGAAGAGGAGACCAGCTTTAGCAACACCGAGACAAACG GCAAGCGTCCCgcagaagatatggaagaagggcAAGCATTTAAGAGATCCCGAAATACAGATGAAATGGTGGAATTGCGTGTATTGCTGCAGAGCAAA AATGCTGGAGCTGTAATCGGTAAAGGTGGCAAAAATATTAAGGCACTTCGCACAGAT TACAATGCCAGTGTATCAGTCCCAGACAGCAGTGGCCCCGAGCG TATTCTGAGTATCAGTGCAGACATTGACACGATTGGAGCGATTTTGTTAAAGATAATCCCTACTCTAGAAGAG TACCAGCATTTCAAAGGCATTGATTTTGACTGTGAGCTGAGGTTGCTTATTCATCAGAGCCTGGCAGGCGGCATAATTGGGGTGAGAGGAGCGAAAATAAAGGAACTTCGAGAG AATACACAAACCACTATCAAGCTCTTCCAGGAATGCTGCCCTCATTCCACTGACCGTGTTGTTCTTGTTGGTGGAAAGCCAGAACGGGTAGTGGAGTGTATCAAGATCATACTGGACCTTATATCGGAG TCTCCTATAAAAGGACGTGCTCAGCCATATGATCCAAATTTCTATGATGAAACCTATGATTATGGTGGATTCACAATGATGTATGATGATCGTGGAAGGCGCCCTATGGGGTTCCCCATGCGTGGTAGAGGGGGCTTTGACCGTATGCCGCCAGGCAGAGCAGGGCGTCCAATGCCACCTTCTCGAAGAGATTATGATGATATGAGCCCTCGCAGAGGACCACCTCCTCCTCCACCTGGACGAGGAGGTCGTGGAGGAAGTAGAGCTCGCAACCTTCCCCTGCCTCCACCACCACCTCCTAGAGGagg AGGTGACCGGTTTTGCTACGAGACCTATGGTGCCAATTCGGACGACGAAGTTGA TGAAAGAAGAGGCAGGCCTGGAGATCGCTATGATGGCATG GGTGGATCTGGATATG ATAATAATTCATCCTGGGAGCCATTTCAGTCAG ATCCATTTACAGGTGGCCGTGGTTCATATGGTGATTTAGGAGGTCCAGTCATTACCACTCAAGTTACAATTCCCAAAGAT ctggCTGGATCAATAATTGGGAAAGGAGGTCAAAGAATTAAGCAAATTCGACACGAGTCAGGTGCATCAATCAAAATTGACGAACCTTTGGAAGGTTCAGAAGATCGCATTATTACCATCACAGGAACACAAGACCAGATCCAAAATGCACAGTATCTGTTGCAAAACAG TGTGAAGCAGTACTCTGGTCGATTCTTCTAA